A window from Nycticebus coucang isolate mNycCou1 chromosome X, mNycCou1.pri, whole genome shotgun sequence encodes these proteins:
- the RTL9 gene encoding retrotransposon Gag-like protein 9, which translates to MSVPLRSLQLDNMRKENVDPQNRGMSFSRPVPEARAEVQSLHSHVPLPTVSTSASNPGGTSMQLTTSLGFDTMSAPPMETPNSGTVSPPLMSVSDSEALSPLLMPASDPGALSPLLTPASDSGALSPLLTPASDSGTLSPLLSTSDYGLMSPGMMTIPDFGIMSTALMAPDSAEISPLALPTLSSGAMSIPIMNTSSSEAMSTPLMLAPDPGEISPLLVPDINYGGMSAQSMPAPDSEAMSPLQITDEDTEAMSKVLMTALASGELSSLLMSDVDSEAISSLIMSALASEDTSAQPTSTQDSGGICTPLMSDPDSGIMSSLLMSAPGSGVMSTPLLSVPNAGEMSTLPKAAPDTEAVSPLLMTALASGVMPTQLISTPGSGAMSPWVTQNVDSEIMSAPPMTATASGMMSAPSVRASDSGAVSAPLMRAPASGNMSTLQKIDPAPVAMAIPLMTVTSSVPASTEQMPTTTSKVMSTQLTTAKTSEVMPTGFRKGTANGAKSTQRTRASACGKMSMPLRRAMASGTMSTQPVTATASETMSMLQLTAPASGSMSTLQAGTPVSGTMSVSQIKSTASGLTLTQQTRATASGAMTAKFSGSTSTLFMSDTASGGMSMTPMRSLASGTLSKPLMTSKAPGKMFVEQMTTTASGAMSTPLMRDTTSGALSLPEMTDTASGGMSALLRRATDSGAISTSQMTATAPGAMSMPPMRASGPGAMPTSFLRATSSGKMPNQSMSTQDPGGMSTLVMRSMSSGGMQMRPPASDMMSTPIVRARASAAMATPLMRASDSGEISLPLMYPPASGEIATPLRAPAYGAIPAPQMTATASGMMSMPQMKAPISGAKSTLLMRSTASGTLNMPQMTASASGGTPMLPVKGLAPRMTSTSQMMPTASGDMCTLPMRAPASGTTSGLLKRPSASEAVSTEFMRAPASGKMSTAQTTAMASGGMSKPLMRSSASGAMPMPLMSAMTSGEMSMPLMKTTASGAMSTLQTRVISSRSMSLPQTTYTTSGGMTPPVKASASGALSTPLMKSSASGMISTPLLKGTASGGMPMPQMTATASGAMSTPLMRAPATGGISIPQTASGMMSTLEAKATDSGEAGASHVNTTASGSNPTPHATATTPETRKPPPKEVPSFGMLTPALYYLLEEQEAARGSCPEEEEMEIDEEKQMKGFLDDSEKMAFLVSLHLGAAERWSILQMEVGNPLSDDDKSFLSRSQGLYDSLSEIDILSAILCHPKQGQKSVRQYATDFLLLARHLSWSDAILRTRFLEGLSEAVATKMGRIFLKVASSLKELIDRSLYTECQLAEEKDSLGKSSQGLSTACKRNNEAAMESELSSQQQTEEHQHVPKRCYYLKEHRDPQEGLHDHLGQSIGHQKPPTNK; encoded by the exons ATGTCAGTGCCCTTACGTTCACTGCAACTTGACAATATGAGGAAGGAAAATGTCGACCCTCAAAACAGGGGCATGTCCTTCTCGAGACCAGTGCCAGAAGCCAGAGCTGAGGTCCAAAGCCTGCATTCTCATGTCCCGTTGCCTACAGTCTCAACTTCAGCCTCAAACCCTGGAGGGACTTCAATGCAGCTGACAACATCTCTAGGCTTTGACACCATGTCTGCACCTCCAATGGAAACACCAAACTCTGGAACAGTGTCCCCACCGCTAATGTCAGTTTCAGACTCTGAGGCACTGTCCCCATTGCTAATGCCAGCCTCAGACCCTGGAGCACTGTCCCCATTACTAACGCCAGCCTCAGATTCTGGGGCACTGTCCCCATTGCTGACACCGGCCTCAGATTCTGGGACACTGTCCCCATTGCTGTCCACATCAGATTATGGGTTAATGTCTCCAGGGATGATGACAATTCCTGACTTTGGAATCATGTCCACAGCACTAATGGCACCAGATTCTGCAGAGATCTCACCATTGGCATTGCCAACTCTTTCCTCTGGAGCGATGTCTATACCTATAATGAACACCTCATCTTCAGAGGCAATGTCCACACCATTAATGCTGGCACCAGATCCTGGAGAGATATCCCCACTTTTAGTGCCAGATATAAACTATGGAGGGATGTCCGCACAGTCAATGCCAGCTCCAGACTCTGAAGCCATGTCCCCATTGCAAAttacagatgaagacactgaagCAATGTCCAAAGTGCTAATGACTGCTCTCGCCTCTGGAGAGCTTTCTTCACTGCTAATGTCAGACGTAGATTCTGAAGCGATATCCTCCCTGATAATGTCAGCCCTGGCTTCTGAAGATACATCAGCCCAGCCAACAAGCACCCAGGACTCTGGGGGAATATGCACCCCACTCATGTCAGACCCAGACTCTGGAATAATGTCTTCATTGCTCATGTCAGCTCCAGGCTCTGGAGTAATGTCCACACCACTACTGTCAGTCCCAAATGCTGGAGAAATGTCTACGTTACCAAAGGCAGCCCCAGACACTGAAGCAGTGTCCCCACTGCTAATGACAGCCCTAGCTTCTGGAGTGATGCCTACTCAATTGATATCAACCCCAGGCTCTGGAGCAATGTCCCCATGGGTAACACAAAATGTAGACTCTGAAATCATGTCTGCTCCACCAATGACAGCAACAGCCTCGGGGATGATGTCTGCACCATCGGTGAGAGCTTCAGATTCTGGAGCAGTGTCTGCACCGCTAATGAGAGCTCCAGCCTCTGGAAATATGTCTACATTGCAAAAGATAGACCCAGCTCCTGTAGCCATGGCCATCCCACTGATGACAGTCACAAGTTCTGTACCAGCATCCACAGAGCAAATGCCAACTACAACCTCTAAAGTGATGTCCACACAATTAACAACAGCCAAAACTTCTGAAGTGATGCCCACAGGCTTTAGAAAAGGTACAGCCAATGGAGCAAAATCTACACAGCGCACCAGGGCCTCAGCCTGTGGAAAGATGTCCATGCCACTAAGGAGAGCCATGGCTTCTGGAACAATGTCCACACAACCAGTTACAGCCACGGCCTCTGAAACGATGTCCATGCTTCAGTTGACAGCTCCAGCCTCTGGGTCAATGTCCACGCTGCAAGCGGGAACCCCTGTCTCTGGAACAATGTCCGTGTCACAAATAAAAAGCACAGCGTCAGGATTGACATTGACACAGCAAACGAGAGCCACAGCTTCTGGAGCAATGACAGCAAAATTCTCCGGATCAACATCTACTCTGTTCATGAGTGACACAGCCTCAGGAGGGATGTCCATGACACCAATGAGATCTCTGGCCTCTGGGACATTGTCCAAGCCACTAATGACATCCAAAGCCCCTGGAAAAATGTTTGTGGAGCAAATGACAACTACAGCTTCTGGAGCCATGTCCACACCGCTAATGAGAGACACAACCTCTGGAGCTCTGTCCCTGCCAGAAATGACAGACACAGCCTCTGGAGGCATGTCTGCACTGCTACGGAGAGCCACAGACTCTGGAGCAATATCCACATCACAAATGACTGCCACAGCCCCTGGAGCTATGTCCATGCCACCAATGAGAGCCTCGGGTCCTGGAGCAATGCCCACATCATTCCTGAGAGCCACAAGTTCTGGAAAGATGCCCAATCAGTCAATGAGCACCCAAGACCCTGGGGGGATGTCCACATTGGTCATGAGATCCATGTCGTCTGGGGGGATGCAAATGAGACCCCCAGCCTCTGACATGATGTCCACACCAATAGTGAGAGCCAGGGCCTCTGCAGCGATGGCCACACCACTAATGAGAGCCTCAGATTCTGGAGAGATATCCCTACCACTAATGTACCCTCCAGCTTCGGGAGAGATAGCCACACCTCTGAGAGCCCCAGCTTATGGAGCGATACCTGCTCCACAAATGACAGCCACAGCCTCTGGAATGATGTCCATGCCACAGATGAAGGCACCAATCTCTGGAGCAAAGTCCACGCTGCTCATGAGATCCACAGCTTCTGGAACTCTGAACATGCCTCAGATGacagcctcagcctctggagggaCGCCCATGCTGCCGGTGAAAGGCTTAGCCCCTAGAATGACATCTACATCACAGATGATGCCCACAGCTTCTGGAGACATGTGCACACTACCCATGCGAGCTCCAGCCTCTGGAACCACGTCTGGACTACTAAAGAGAccctcagcctctgaagctgtGTCCACAGAGTTTATGAGAGCTCCAGCCTCTGGAAAGATGTCCACTGCACAGACGACAGCCATGGCCTCTGGAGGGATGTCCAAGCCATTAATGAGATCCTCAGCCTCTGGTGCAATGCCTATGCCTTTGATGTCAGCCATGACTTCTGGAGAGATGTCTATGCCACTAATGAAAACCACAGCCTCTGGAGCAATGTCCACCTTGCAAACCAGGGTCATAAGCTCCAGATCGATGTCCCTGCCACAAACCACATACACAACTTCTGGAGGGATGACCCCACCAGTGAAAGCCTCTGCTTCTGGAGCATTGTCCACACCGCTTATGAAATCCTCAGCTTCTGGAATGATATCTACGCCACTACTGAAAGGCACAGCCTCTGGAGGGATGCCCATGCCACAAATGACAGCCACGGCCTCTGGAGCTATGTCCACGCCGCTTATGAGGGCCCCAGCCACAGGGGGAATATCCATCCCACAGACAGCCTCTGGGATGATGTCCACTCTGGAAGCCAAGGCCACAGACTCTGGAGAGGCAGGTGCTTCTCATGTCAACACCACCGCCTCTGGATCAAATCCCACACCTCACGCGACTGCCACAACCCCTGAAACTAGGAAGCCACCACCAAAGGAAGTGCCATCTTTTGGAATGTTGACTCCAGCACTCTATTACCTCTTAGAAGAGCAGGAAGCAGCCCGGGGCTCGTGCCCTGAGGAGGAAGAGATGGAAATTGACGAGGAGAAGCAAATGAAGGGTTTTTTGGATGATTCAGAGAAAATGGCATTTCTGGTGTCCCTTCATCTGGGGGCAGCAGAGAGGTGGTCCATCTTGCAGATGGAGGTAGGAAACCCCCTCTCAGATGATGATAAATCTTTCCTGAGCAGATCCCAGGGCTTATATGACTCCCTGTCTGAGATAGACATCCTCAGCGCTATTCTTTGTCATCCTAAGCAGGGCCAGAAGTCAGTCAGGCAGTATGCCACTGACTTCCTACTGCTGGCACGACATTTGTCCTGGTCTGATGCCATTCTACGGACCAGGTTTCTGGAAGGACTCTCAGAAGCTGTTGCCACCAAAATGGGTCGTATCTTCCTGAAGGTGGCCAGCAGCCTAAAGGAACTGATAGATAGGTCTCTCTATACTGAGTGCCAGCTGGCTGAAGAGAAGGATTCCCTGGGCAAATCAAGCCAGGGTCTGTCGACAGCCTGTAAGCGGAATAATGAGGCAGCCATGGAAAGTGAACTGAGCTCCCAGCAGCAGACAGAGGAG CACCAGCATGTTCCAAAACGCTGTTACTACCTGAAAGAGCACAGAGACCCCCAAGAGGGTCTTCATGACCACCTTGGACAGAGCATAGGCCATCAGAAGCCCCCCACCAACAAGTAA